The genomic window TAAAAGATATTTCTCGTGCAGAATTGTTCCAGGCGGTAAATGCTGTGGTGCTTCTGCGGCCGCTCCTGTTACCCAGCCGCAGTGAGGACATATATGATTTGATCCTTTATCCTCCATACACCCTAAACAAAGATGATTAATATCCGCCATCCCTTCACCTCATTGTGACAAATTATTCACTTACAAACACAGCAACTGCACTGTAATTATCATTGTTTTCGAGAGTGCGGCCCTTCAGAATGATCTCCATCGATTTAAGCCAGTCTGAAGGGGCAGAACATACTAACCTAGTATTCTCCATCTCTTCCTCTGTAACATATTCCCAAAAGCCATCAGAGCATAACAAGAAGGAATCTCCGGGATAAACGGTCATTTCTTTTTCTAGAAAAGTAGCTTTGATTACTCCTTCTGACCCCAATACTCGAAAAAGCCGATTCCGATCCTCGTGAAATCGAATTTGATCAGCTGTTATTTCTCCTGAATTGACGAGTGCTTGGCAGACGCTATGATCCTTTGTTTGGAACAGCACTTTTCCATTCCTGATCATATATAGACGAGAGTCGCCTACATGGGTCCAAGCGGCAAGATTATTTTTACATAATAGGACAACAAGGGTCGTTCTCATTGACTTTGCGTTTGTTCCTACTAGCAAATGTTCACGAATAACCTTTTGTGTTTGGTCTATGCCATCCTTTAGCCAATAAATATCATCCCTAATTTGGGATTCTGTCAAAATGGTTTCAACTGCAAGCTTGGCAGCAACTTCTCCTGCCTGATATCCGCCTAGCCCGTCAGCTAGCACCCAGCATCCGCCATTTTCCGATTCATGAAAGCCAGTGCAATCCTGATTAACTTCTCTTCCGCCTTTATCTGAGATGGAAGCTGTTCGATATTGCATTACTTAATCTCCCAATTTACTTCAAACATATTTTCCTGTGCGCTTAAATAAAAACGATCACCAGAACGCAATTGCGTTATTTTTCCTTGAGGAATCCGCTCCCCTGAAACTAGATACGTGCCATTAGAGCTATGGTCCTCGATCATAAAGGTCCCATTGTATTTATCAAATCGGATAGTACAATGCTTCCTGCTGATC from Bacillus sp. DTU_2020_1000418_1_SI_GHA_SEK_038 includes these protein-coding regions:
- a CDS encoding PP2C family protein-serine/threonine phosphatase, with the protein product MQYRTASISDKGGREVNQDCTGFHESENGGCWVLADGLGGYQAGEVAAKLAVETILTESQIRDDIYWLKDGIDQTQKVIREHLLVGTNAKSMRTTLVVLLCKNNLAAWTHVGDSRLYMIRNGKVLFQTKDHSVCQALVNSGEITADQIRFHEDRNRLFRVLGSEGVIKATFLEKEMTVYPGDSFLLCSDGFWEYVTEEEMENTRLVCSAPSDWLKSMEIILKGRTLENNDNYSAVAVFVSE